A stretch of Henckelia pumila isolate YLH828 chromosome 4, ASM3356847v2, whole genome shotgun sequence DNA encodes these proteins:
- the LOC140860890 gene encoding uncharacterized protein → MDERPVRNNRNPRYRNRNNNNEGNPPPPQVLGLNHADLAAIAAIVANTLQGLGNPPANGNPLPQVHGVKYHYESLRKNRAQTFKGDPDPEVGQYWLKNIETQLRLLEIPDEFKVDVVTPFLEEKAAKWWEAVSPPMIAAGPITWRQFKDAFLKQYYPAEVRLQKLSEFENFTQTQDMSVVEYTSKFNSLGTYAPTIMADDVLKMHRFKRGLSSRIQTALAVYHATSFADLMGAAIRAEIDINRRDGENTNKRPLVGQSSTGKQTFKKPYQFTGTNKSAPSKPSYQEIQTCSTYGFKHFGECRRASGACFGCGKIGHRIADCPENKGKEAEAKGSFATNKPKENKPNARVFAVTQEEVENANDVVAGTILINKTSAYVLFDCGATHSFISKRFAKKLGLTPEILVEPFRVATPTSKTIETHRVHKDCVMTISEHIFQAELIQLPMVEFDAILGMDWLANNHALVDCRMKNVKLKAANLDEVIYHGKVKEQKSLLSASQTWKAMKSGEEVYLAVVGEVTEEVALSLEDIPVVQEFSDVFS, encoded by the coding sequence ATGGACGAGAGACCAGTACGCAACAATCGTAACCCACGCTATAGAAACCGCAACAACAACAATGAAGGGAACCCTCCGCCGCCGCAAGTATTAGGCCTAAATCATGCTGACTTGGCGGCTATAGCAGCCATTGTGGCTAACACCCTTCAAGGGTTGGGAAACCCGCCTGCAAATGGCAACCCACTACCACAGGTGCATGGGGTGAAGTATCATTATGAGTCACTGAGAAAGAACCGAGCCCAAACCTTTAAAGGAGATCCAGATCCTGAGGTTGGCCAATATTGGCTCAAGAATATCGAGACTCAACTCCGCCTACTCGAGATCCCTgatgagtttaaggtggatgtaGTAACACCCTTCTTGGAAGAAAAAGCAGCCAAGTGGTGGGAGGCAGTGTCACCACCTATGATAGCAGCTGGTCCAATCACGTGGCGACAATTTAAGGATGCGTTCCTGAAGCAGTATTACCCTGCGGAAGTCAGATTGCAAAAATTAAGTGAGTTCGAAAATTTCACTCAGACTCAGGATATGTCAGTGGTTGAATacacttcaaaattcaattcaCTTGGAACGTATGCTCCTACTATCATGGCTGATGATGTCTTGAAAATGCACCGTTTCAAAAGAGGTTTGAGCAGTCGTATTCAGACAGCTTTAGCAGTTTACCATGCCACAAGTTTCGCTGATTTAATGGGAGCTGCAATTCGAGCTGAGATCGATATCAACCGAAGGGATGGTGAGAACACGAACAAGAGACCTCTTGTGGGGCAATCTTCAACaggaaaacagacattcaaGAAACCATATCAGTTTACTGGAACAAACAAGAGCGCTCCTTCAAAACCAAgctatcaagaaatccaaacatgtagtACCTATGGATTTAAACACTTTGGAGAATGCCGCAGAGCAAGTGGCGCCTGTTTTGGATGTGGGAAGATTGGACACCGCATTGCAGATTGTCCAGAAAACAAAGGCAAAGAAGCTGAGGCAAAAGGCAGTTTTGCTACGAATAAACCAAAAGAGAACAAGCCAAATGCCCGAGTTTTTGCGGTAACACAAGAAGAAGTCGAGAATGCAAATGACGTTGTAGCAGGTACCATTCTAATCAACAAAACTTCTGCttatgtattgtttgattgtggTGCTACGCATTCATTTATATCTAAGAGGTTTGCTAAGAAGTTAGGACTTACTCCTGAGATACTGGTGGAACCTTTTAGAGTAGCAACTCCCACTAGCAAAACAATTGAAACACATAGGGTTCACAAAGATTGTGTAATGACAATTAGTGAACACATATTTCAAGCAGAACTCATTCAACTACCCATGGTAGAATTTGATGCCATTTTAGGAATGGATTGGCTAGCAAATAACCATGCTTTAGTAGATTGTCGCATGAAGAATGTCAAATTGAAAGCCGCAAATCTCGATGAAGTCATTTATCATGGCAAAGTCAAGGAGCAGAAGTCCCTTTTATCTGCTTCTCAAACTTGGAAAGCTATGAAAAGTGGCGAAGAAGTATACCTAGCAGTGGTAGGCGAAGTAACGGAAGAAGTTGCACTTTCATTAGAAGATATTCCTGTagttcaagaattttcagatgtGTTTTCCTGA
- the LOC140860891 gene encoding uncharacterized protein produces MVRTRTRDLLWGNLQQENRHSRNHISLLEQTRALLQNPSYQEIQTCSTCGFKHFGECRRASGACFGCGKTGHRIADCPENKGKEAEAKGSFATNKPKENKPNARVFAVTQEEVENANDVVAGTILINKTSAYVLFDCGATHSFISKRFAKKLGLTPEILVEPFRVATPTSKTIETHRVHKDCVMTISEHIFQAELIQLPMVEFDAILGMDWLANNHALVDCRMKNVKLKAANLDEVIYHGKVKEQKSLLSASQTWKAMKSGEEVYLAVVGEVNEEVALSLEDIPVVQEFSDVFPEELPGVMPDREVEFEINLVPGAAPISKAPYRMAPAELKELREQLQELLDKKQIRPSASPWEPRSYL; encoded by the coding sequence ATGGTGAGAACACGAACAAGAGACCTCTTGTGGGGCAATCTTCAACaggaaaacagacattcaaGAAACCATATCAGTTTACTGGAACAAACAAGAGCGCTCCTTCAAAACCCAAgctatcaagaaatccaaacatgtagtACCTGTGGATTTAAACACTTTGGAGAATGCCGCAGAGCAAGTGGCGCCTGTTTTGGATGTGGGAAGACTGGACACCGCATTGCAGATTGTCCAGAAAACAAAGGCAAAGAAGCTGAGGCAAAAGGCAGTTTTGCTACGAATAAACCAAAAGAGAACAAGCCAAATGCCCGAGTTTTTGCGGTAACACAAGAAGAAGTCGAGAATGCAAATGACGTTGTAGCAGGTACCATTCTAATCAACAAAACTTCTGCttatgtattgtttgattgtggTGCTACGCATTCATTTATATCTAAGAGGTTTGCTAAGAAGTTAGGACTTACTCCTGAGATACTGGTGGAACCTTTTAGAGTAGCAACTCCCACTAGCAAAACAATTGAAACACATAGGGTTCACAAAGATTGTGTAATGACAATTAGTGAACACATATTTCAAGCTGAACTCATTCAACTACCCATGGTAGAATTTGATGCCATTTTAGGAATGGATTGGCTAGCAAATAACCATGCTTTAGTAGATTGTCGCATGAAGAATGTCAAATTGAAAGCCGCAAATCTCGACGAAGTCATTTATCATGGCAAAGTCAAGGAGCAGAAGTCCCTTTTATCTGCTTCTCAAACTTGGAAAGCTATGAAAAGTGGCGAAGAAGTATACCTAGCAGTGGTAGGCGAAGTAAACGAAGAAGTTGCACTTTCATTAGAAGATATTCCTGTagttcaagaattttcagatgtgtttcctgaagAACTTCCTGGGGTAATGCCCGACCGTGAAGTGGAATTTGAAATTAATCTAGTACCTGGTGCTGCACCTATCTCAAAAGCACCATACCGAATGGCTCCAGCAGAGCTGAAAGAATTAAGAGAGCAACTCCAAGAATTGTTGGATAAAAAGCAAATACGACCAAGTGCATCTCCTTGGGAGCCCCGGTcctatttgtga